From Streptomyces sp. NBC_01460, a single genomic window includes:
- a CDS encoding LLM class F420-dependent oxidoreductase, whose translation MTSGTHEAFGRVGIWSSALHASRRDDAGRKALVEAVAELEELKYGTLWIGGSPSPEDAAVVVAATRTITVATGIVSIWDHSAEEVAARIAAIDAQARGRFVLGLGVSHGPMVPQYAKPYSAMVAYLDALDAATPPLGSGHRVLAALGPKMLKLATDRALGAHPYLVTTEHTAEARDALGPDALLAPELSVVLDTDLDRARTTARDMLSMYLGLPNYTDNLLRLGFSESDFDGGGSVRLLDALFALGDADRVRDRTREYLDAGADHVALQVLTADEGGGGLPRSEWRELAGVFADEL comes from the coding sequence ATGACTTCTGGGACGCATGAGGCATTCGGGCGGGTCGGCATCTGGAGCAGTGCCCTCCACGCATCACGGCGGGACGACGCGGGCAGGAAGGCGCTCGTGGAGGCGGTCGCCGAGCTCGAAGAGCTGAAGTACGGCACTCTCTGGATCGGGGGCAGCCCCTCGCCCGAGGACGCCGCCGTGGTCGTCGCCGCCACCCGCACCATCACCGTGGCGACCGGCATCGTGAGCATCTGGGACCACTCCGCCGAGGAGGTGGCCGCACGGATCGCCGCGATCGACGCACAGGCGCGCGGGCGATTCGTCCTCGGCCTGGGCGTCAGCCACGGCCCGATGGTTCCGCAGTACGCCAAGCCGTACAGCGCGATGGTCGCCTACCTCGACGCACTCGACGCCGCGACCCCGCCCCTGGGTTCCGGGCACCGGGTGCTCGCGGCGCTCGGCCCGAAGATGCTGAAGCTCGCGACCGACCGGGCCCTGGGCGCCCATCCCTATCTCGTCACCACCGAGCACACGGCGGAAGCGCGTGACGCCCTCGGCCCCGACGCGCTGCTCGCCCCGGAGCTGTCGGTGGTGCTCGACACCGACCTCGACCGCGCCCGCACCACCGCGCGGGACATGCTGTCGATGTACCTCGGGCTCCCCAACTACACCGACAACCTCTTGCGCCTGGGCTTCTCGGAGAGCGACTTCGACGGCGGAGGGAGCGTCCGCCTGCTCGACGCCCTCTTCGCCCTGGGTGACGCCGACCGGGTGAGGGACCGGACCCGGGAGTACCTCGACGCCGGTGCCGATCACGTCGCACTCCAGGTCCTCACCGCCGACGAGGGAGGCGGCGGCCTGCCGCGGTCCGAATGGCGGGAGCTGGCCGGGGTGTTCGCGGACGAGCTGTAG
- a CDS encoding GNAT family N-acetyltransferase — protein sequence MAAYEITTAGVREMTTFLEWADDEQWNPGRLDHLPFHAADPHGFLLGRLDGEPVTSVSAVRYGAEFGFIGFYIARPEVRGQGYGIRTWRAAMKALDGRNVGLDGVVDQQDNYRRSGFRTAWNHVRYAGVPGEETPPPGITVTDAGSVPFGLLASYDRRFFPARRDAFLSLWVGVPGHTALVALEDGELRGFGVVRPARSGARVGPLYAASDDIALALLNGLSASQPGAPVALDVPDVNVTAVQLMERLGLEPTFECARMYTKGVPDADRAGVYAATTIELG from the coding sequence ATGGCAGCGTACGAGATCACGACCGCCGGCGTCCGTGAGATGACGACGTTCCTGGAGTGGGCCGACGACGAGCAGTGGAACCCGGGGAGACTGGATCACCTCCCCTTCCACGCCGCCGACCCGCACGGCTTCCTGCTGGGACGCCTGGACGGAGAGCCGGTCACCTCCGTCTCCGCCGTGCGGTACGGGGCGGAGTTCGGGTTCATCGGTTTCTACATCGCCCGGCCCGAGGTCCGTGGCCAGGGCTACGGGATCCGGACGTGGCGGGCGGCCATGAAGGCCCTGGACGGACGCAACGTGGGGCTCGACGGCGTGGTCGACCAGCAGGACAACTACCGCAGATCGGGGTTCCGCACCGCGTGGAACCACGTGCGGTACGCGGGGGTGCCCGGTGAGGAGACGCCTCCCCCGGGCATCACGGTGACCGACGCGGGATCCGTCCCCTTCGGCCTGCTGGCTTCCTACGACCGCCGGTTCTTCCCCGCACGGCGTGATGCCTTCCTCTCGTTGTGGGTGGGTGTGCCCGGCCACACGGCCCTCGTGGCGCTTGAGGACGGCGAGCTGAGAGGGTTCGGGGTCGTGCGCCCCGCCAGGTCGGGTGCACGGGTCGGTCCTCTCTATGCCGCCTCCGACGACATCGCTCTCGCACTGCTGAACGGCCTGTCGGCGTCCCAGCCGGGAGCGCCGGTGGCGCTGGACGTGCCCGACGTGAACGTGACGGCGGTCCAGCTGATGGAGCGCCTGGGCCTCGAACCGACCTTCGAGTGCGCCCGGATGTACACGAAGGGCGTACCCGATGCCGACCGGGCCGGCGTCTACGCCGCGACCACGATCGAACTCGGGTAG
- a CDS encoding class I SAM-dependent DNA methyltransferase: MTQPSSHLLATADAYDAVAALYADLFRDALDSLPLERAVLAAFAELVRSTGGGPVVELGCGPGPTTAHLRDLGLDAFGVDLSPVMIDLARTHYPDLRFEVGSMDALDMADGSVNGVLSWYSVIHAPPQHVRSYVDEFRRVLAPGGHLLLAFFESEGDPVTVFDHKVTAAYRWPIDELARVVGEAGFVEVGRMLREPGEQERFRRGHLLMRLDT; the protein is encoded by the coding sequence GTGACTCAGCCTTCCTCCCACCTCCTCGCGACTGCCGACGCGTACGACGCCGTCGCCGCTCTCTACGCCGACCTCTTCCGCGACGCGCTGGACTCCCTCCCCCTGGAACGCGCCGTACTCGCCGCGTTCGCCGAACTCGTACGGAGCACCGGCGGAGGGCCCGTCGTCGAACTGGGCTGTGGGCCCGGGCCCACGACCGCGCACCTGCGGGACCTCGGGCTCGATGCCTTCGGCGTCGATCTGTCGCCGGTGATGATCGACCTGGCCCGTACGCACTACCCGGACCTGCGGTTCGAGGTCGGATCCATGGACGCCCTCGACATGGCCGACGGCTCCGTGAACGGTGTCCTGTCCTGGTACTCCGTGATCCATGCCCCACCGCAGCACGTCCGCTCGTACGTCGACGAGTTCCGGCGGGTGCTCGCCCCAGGAGGTCATCTCCTGCTCGCCTTCTTCGAGTCGGAGGGCGATCCGGTCACGGTGTTCGACCACAAAGTGACGGCGGCCTATCGGTGGCCGATCGACGAGCTCGCGCGCGTGGTCGGCGAAGCCGGTTTCGTGGAAGTCGGCCGGATGCTGCGCGAACCGGGCGAGCAGGAGCGTTTCCGCCGGGGGCACCTTCTGATGCGCCTGGACACGTGA
- a CDS encoding maleylpyruvate isomerase family mycothiol-dependent enzyme has translation MTDVGPVVGGGADGTWPLVHRERAALAADLADLPDGRWVTPSLCSELTVREVLAHLTAGASLSALNWFAGVVRCRFDFDRQVAMRLAEQLGVSPGETLERFRRVVTSTTKPPLPVLAMLGETIVHGEDIRRPLGLHRDYPIGTLTRVADYYQGSDLVVLAKGRVEGLRLVACDGPFTTGSGPSVSGATLALVMAMTGRAAFLDDLEGDGVELLRERCDGL, from the coding sequence ATGACCGATGTCGGACCGGTGGTGGGCGGCGGCGCGGACGGGACCTGGCCGCTGGTGCACCGCGAGAGGGCCGCGTTGGCAGCCGATCTCGCAGACCTTCCCGACGGCCGATGGGTGACACCGTCACTGTGCAGTGAACTGACAGTCCGTGAGGTACTGGCTCATCTCACCGCGGGGGCGAGCCTGAGCGCCCTGAACTGGTTCGCCGGCGTGGTCCGATGCCGGTTCGACTTCGACAGACAAGTGGCCATGCGGCTTGCCGAGCAGCTCGGCGTGTCCCCGGGTGAGACCCTTGAGCGATTCCGGCGTGTCGTCACGAGTACGACGAAACCGCCACTCCCTGTCCTCGCCATGCTCGGGGAGACCATCGTGCACGGGGAGGACATCCGGCGGCCGCTGGGACTCCACCGGGACTATCCGATCGGGACGCTCACGCGGGTGGCCGACTACTACCAGGGATCGGACCTCGTGGTTCTCGCGAAGGGACGTGTCGAAGGCCTCCGCCTCGTCGCGTGCGACGGACCGTTCACGACCGGTTCCGGTCCGTCGGTGTCCGGGGCCACCTTGGCGCTGGTGATGGCCATGACCGGTCGTGCGGCCTTTCTCGACGACCTGGAGGGCGACGGCGTCGAGCTCCTCCGCGAGCGCTGCGACGGGCTCTGA
- a CDS encoding GNAT family N-acetyltransferase — MLIRPVNADDLPRLQDIERAAGQCFRDIGMAEIAEDEPLSLVELACYRRSGLAWAAVDAADLPGAYLIAEPVDGNLHVEQVSVHPAHARRGTGQALLTRLADHAACDGVPALTLTTFTDVPWNAPYYLRCGFRVLDDEEIGPGLREIRRRERAHGLDRWPRVCMRRDL, encoded by the coding sequence ATGCTCATCCGCCCGGTGAACGCCGACGATCTTCCACGCCTCCAGGACATCGAGAGGGCTGCCGGTCAGTGCTTCCGCGACATCGGCATGGCCGAGATCGCCGAGGACGAACCCCTCTCCCTGGTCGAGTTGGCCTGCTACCGGAGGTCGGGACTTGCCTGGGCCGCCGTCGACGCCGCAGACCTCCCGGGGGCCTACCTCATCGCTGAACCCGTCGACGGGAACCTGCATGTCGAGCAGGTGTCGGTGCACCCCGCCCACGCGCGCCGCGGGACCGGTCAGGCGTTGCTGACCCGCCTCGCGGATCACGCCGCCTGCGACGGTGTACCCGCTCTGACCCTCACCACGTTCACCGACGTTCCCTGGAACGCGCCCTACTACCTGCGCTGCGGATTCCGCGTGCTCGACGACGAGGAGATCGGCCCGGGCCTGAGGGAGATCCGGCGACGGGAGAGGGCTCACGGCCTCGACCGGTGGCCGCGGGTCTGCATGCGCAGAGACCTGTGA
- a CDS encoding DUF4037 domain-containing protein has product MTISAARFLPGLELSGILYEEAVRPILRDAFPGLSYAAARVGSGSEVLGFDSPRSVDHDWGPRLEIFLNAEAKVEHGAGIRRLLAERLPKQVRGWPTHFQESDDPLDPVGHMRKTDGPVNHRVDLHDVDGWLAARLGLASAEAELDVREWLALPQQRLAETTGGIVFHDGLGSLTGVRRRLAWYPEQVWRHLLACQWQRIAQEESFVGRCAEVGDDIGSAVVTARLVRSLMHLCHLLERRYAPYDKWLGSSFSRLATAESLGPTLRGALAATDYPARESHLCDAYEAVASLQNASGLIAPVDPGRRPYHARPFLVLRAERFAQALARTVTDPDLRELPLVGGVDQWTDNADLLSRPSAVHAAIHAIG; this is encoded by the coding sequence ATGACGATCTCCGCCGCCAGGTTCCTACCTGGACTCGAACTGTCGGGAATCCTGTACGAGGAGGCGGTCCGGCCGATCCTCCGGGACGCCTTTCCGGGCCTGTCGTACGCGGCCGCCCGGGTCGGCAGCGGATCCGAGGTGCTGGGGTTCGACTCGCCGAGGTCCGTCGATCACGACTGGGGCCCGCGGCTGGAGATCTTCCTGAACGCCGAGGCCAAGGTCGAACACGGTGCCGGCATCCGTCGCCTCCTGGCTGAGCGCCTCCCGAAGCAGGTGCGGGGATGGCCCACCCACTTCCAGGAGAGCGACGATCCACTCGATCCGGTCGGGCACATGCGGAAGACCGACGGCCCGGTCAATCACCGGGTGGACCTGCACGACGTCGACGGATGGCTGGCCGCACGGCTCGGACTCGCCTCCGCCGAGGCGGAGTTGGACGTACGCGAGTGGCTGGCGCTTCCCCAGCAGCGCCTCGCCGAGACCACCGGCGGGATCGTGTTCCATGACGGGCTCGGCTCCCTCACCGGCGTGCGGCGCAGACTGGCCTGGTATCCGGAGCAGGTGTGGCGCCATCTGCTGGCCTGCCAGTGGCAGCGCATCGCGCAGGAGGAGTCGTTCGTCGGGCGCTGCGCGGAAGTCGGTGACGACATCGGCTCGGCGGTGGTGACCGCACGCCTGGTGCGGAGCCTGATGCACCTCTGCCACTTGCTGGAGCGGCGGTACGCGCCCTACGACAAGTGGCTCGGCAGCTCGTTCAGCCGGCTGGCGACGGCGGAGTCGCTCGGCCCGACGCTCCGCGGCGCGCTGGCGGCGACGGACTATCCGGCCCGGGAATCCCACCTGTGCGATGCCTACGAGGCCGTCGCCTCCCTGCAGAACGCATCCGGCCTCATCGCACCGGTGGACCCGGGGCGTCGGCCGTACCATGCGCGCCCGTTCCTGGTCCTGCGTGCCGAGCGCTTCGCGCAGGCACTCGCGCGGACCGTGACGGACCCGGACCTTCGGGAGCTGCCCCTGGTGGGCGGCGTGGACCAGTGGACGGACAACGCCGACCTGCTCAGCCGACCCAGCGCCGTCCACGCCGCGATCCACGCCATCGGGTGA
- a CDS encoding alpha/beta hydrolase: MTNWNRRTMILTLCATAVVAATMTASPPAARAAGGQGTPVPQLDWHPCELPAGTAGPAGQECATLPVPLDYSRPDGRTVPVAVSRLRSDRPAHRRGTLVVIPGGPGSSGVQRLAQKGAALQEALGGAYDLISLDPRGVGGSVKARCGIPAADRRLVTLRSWPSPDGGIGENTARSRRTAESCAANGGAVLRSFTTRNEVRDIDRFRQALGERRLSVWGTSYGAYVGAVYGQTRPGRVDRLVLDSTGDPDPSRVARGWLENMARGAADRFADFAHWSAEPAREAEGLRLAPRAEDVEQLFLALAEELDRDPRDSGTPGVPLTGNGLRQALQNALYSDRAFPALARLIQEARDPEGVPALPPDLTQTIPDEDASLMVATICNDVRWPGAGSGYAERVAADRARYPLTAGMPVNITPCAFWKDTPAERPARITDRGPSNILMVQSLRDPATPYAGALKMRTALGDRARLVTVGQGGHGMYLGNGNACGDRAVTRFLTTGHRPAQDTDCPN; this comes from the coding sequence ATGACGAACTGGAACCGCAGGACGATGATTCTGACGCTCTGTGCCACCGCCGTGGTCGCCGCCACGATGACCGCTTCCCCGCCGGCCGCCCGGGCGGCCGGCGGGCAGGGCACGCCCGTTCCACAGCTCGACTGGCACCCGTGCGAACTGCCCGCGGGCACCGCCGGACCTGCCGGACAGGAGTGCGCGACCCTGCCGGTGCCCCTCGACTACTCCCGCCCCGACGGCCGCACCGTCCCGGTCGCCGTCTCCCGGCTCCGCAGCGACAGGCCGGCGCACCGGCGCGGCACCCTGGTGGTGATTCCGGGCGGACCCGGCTCGTCCGGCGTGCAGCGTCTGGCGCAGAAGGGCGCCGCGTTGCAGGAGGCGCTGGGCGGGGCGTACGACCTCATCAGTCTCGACCCGCGCGGAGTCGGCGGCAGCGTCAAGGCACGTTGCGGTATCCCGGCGGCGGACCGCCGGCTGGTGACGCTGCGGTCGTGGCCCTCTCCGGACGGCGGGATCGGGGAGAACACCGCGCGGTCCCGCCGGACCGCCGAGTCCTGTGCGGCCAACGGCGGAGCGGTGCTGAGGTCGTTCACGACCAGGAACGAGGTCCGTGACATCGACCGCTTCCGACAGGCGCTGGGCGAACGGAGGCTTTCGGTCTGGGGTACGTCGTACGGGGCCTACGTCGGGGCCGTGTACGGACAGACGCGGCCGGGCCGTGTCGACCGCCTGGTCCTCGACAGCACGGGCGACCCCGACCCGTCGCGGGTCGCGCGGGGGTGGCTGGAGAACATGGCGCGGGGCGCCGCCGACCGTTTCGCGGACTTCGCGCACTGGTCGGCGGAGCCCGCCCGCGAAGCGGAGGGGCTGCGGCTGGCGCCGCGCGCCGAGGACGTGGAGCAGCTGTTCCTCGCGCTGGCCGAGGAGCTGGACCGCGACCCGCGCGACTCGGGGACGCCGGGTGTCCCGCTGACGGGCAACGGGCTGAGGCAGGCACTCCAGAACGCCCTGTACAGCGACCGCGCGTTCCCGGCGTTGGCACGCCTGATCCAGGAGGCCCGGGATCCTGAGGGCGTGCCGGCTCTCCCGCCGGATCTGACCCAGACCATCCCGGACGAGGACGCGTCCCTCATGGTCGCGACGATCTGCAACGACGTGCGCTGGCCCGGGGCCGGTTCCGGATACGCGGAGCGGGTCGCCGCCGACCGGGCGCGGTACCCGCTGACGGCCGGGATGCCCGTCAACATCACCCCGTGCGCCTTCTGGAAGGACACCCCGGCCGAGCGGCCCGCGCGGATCACCGACCGGGGGCCGTCGAACATCCTGATGGTCCAGAGTCTGCGCGATCCCGCGACCCCCTACGCCGGCGCACTGAAGATGCGTACGGCGCTCGGCGACCGCGCCAGGCTGGTCACCGTCGGCCAGGGAGGGCACGGAATGTACCTGGGTAACGGCAACGCGTGCGGCGATCGCGCCGTGACCCGCTTCCTGACGACCGGGCACCGCCCCGCACAGGACACCGACTGCCCGAACTGA
- a CDS encoding PPOX class F420-dependent oxidoreductase, whose amino-acid sequence MSKPPLPDAAVAMLRKPNPAVIATLRSDGQPVSTATWYLWDDGRVLVNMEGGRKRLDHVRRDPRVTLTVLDDSDWYTHVTLIGRVVEISDDEGLAGIDRLSRNYLGQPYADRERGRVNAWIEIDRWHGWGGFRDSSQAAT is encoded by the coding sequence ATGTCGAAGCCGCCGCTTCCCGATGCCGCGGTCGCCATGCTGCGCAAGCCCAACCCGGCTGTCATCGCCACCCTCCGTTCCGACGGCCAGCCGGTGTCCACGGCCACCTGGTACCTCTGGGACGACGGGCGGGTGCTGGTCAACATGGAGGGGGGCCGCAAGCGCCTCGACCATGTGCGCCGGGACCCGCGCGTCACCCTGACGGTGCTCGACGACTCCGACTGGTACACCCATGTCACCCTCATCGGACGTGTGGTCGAGATCAGCGACGACGAAGGGCTCGCCGGCATCGACCGGCTGTCCCGGAACTACCTCGGGCAGCCGTACGCGGACCGGGAGCGCGGCCGGGTCAACGCCTGGATCGAGATCGACCGCTGGCACGGCTGGGGCGGCTTCCGGGACAGCTCCCAGGCGGCGACGTAG
- a CDS encoding VOC family protein yields MNWTLEVIPVPVTDMDRAKAFYTEKAGFRLDLDDEVAPGVRIIQMTPPGSRCSIAMLQGMPPFPGEQVMAPGTLHGLQVCVTDIEAAREQLVGKGVDVSPVRHVGATGWEEGKGGTWNSFMSFADPDGNGWVVQEAPSELSER; encoded by the coding sequence ATGAACTGGACACTTGAGGTCATCCCGGTCCCCGTCACCGACATGGACCGGGCGAAGGCGTTCTACACGGAGAAGGCAGGTTTCAGGCTGGACCTGGACGACGAGGTCGCGCCCGGAGTGCGCATCATCCAGATGACGCCGCCCGGATCGCGGTGTTCGATCGCGATGCTCCAGGGAATGCCCCCCTTCCCCGGCGAGCAGGTGATGGCCCCCGGCACACTGCATGGTCTCCAGGTCTGCGTGACGGACATCGAGGCGGCGCGCGAGCAGCTGGTGGGCAAGGGCGTGGACGTCTCCCCGGTCCGGCACGTCGGCGCGACGGGCTGGGAGGAGGGCAAGGGGGGCACCTGGAACTCGTTCATGTCCTTCGCCGATCCGGACGGCAACGGATGGGTGGTCCAGGAAGCGCCCTCGGAGCTGTCCGAGCGCTGA
- a CDS encoding NPP1 family protein yields the protein MRSSAPIRKAALVVSSAITLVLASATSALAAPPAALPANADAMEQAFQPAFDYDTDGCYPTPAIGPDGAIATGLKTSGAVNGSCRDAVDLDNTNGYARSLCNNGWCAVMYGLYFEKDQAVAGSGLGGHRHDWEHVVVWIQNNEARYVSTSAHGDFDVHARDRIRWDGTHAKIVYHKDGVSTHCFRPANTNDEPPENHYYEWRYPGLVGWNGYPAGLRDKLVQADFGSAVFGLKDGNFAAHLEKALPAGIPFDPHAT from the coding sequence GTGAGAAGCAGCGCACCGATCCGCAAGGCCGCCCTCGTCGTGAGCAGCGCCATCACACTCGTCCTCGCCTCGGCGACCAGCGCGCTGGCCGCACCGCCGGCCGCGCTGCCGGCGAACGCGGACGCGATGGAGCAGGCCTTCCAGCCGGCGTTCGACTACGACACAGACGGCTGCTACCCCACGCCGGCGATCGGACCCGACGGGGCCATAGCCACCGGCCTCAAGACCAGTGGTGCGGTCAACGGCAGTTGCCGGGACGCCGTGGACCTGGACAACACCAACGGCTACGCCCGCTCCCTGTGCAACAACGGGTGGTGCGCGGTCATGTACGGGCTCTACTTCGAGAAGGACCAGGCCGTGGCCGGCAGCGGACTCGGCGGACACCGGCACGACTGGGAACACGTCGTCGTCTGGATCCAGAACAACGAGGCCCGCTACGTGTCCACCTCGGCCCACGGCGACTTCGACGTCCACGCCCGTGACCGAATCCGCTGGGACGGCACGCACGCCAAGATCGTGTACCACAAGGACGGTGTGAGCACCCACTGCTTCCGACCCGCGAACACCAACGACGAGCCACCGGAGAACCACTACTACGAGTGGCGGTACCCGGGGCTCGTCGGCTGGAACGGCTACCCGGCCGGTCTGCGGGACAAGCTGGTCCAGGCCGACTTCGGCAGCGCGGTCTTCGGGCTCAAGGACGGCAACTTCGCCGCGCATCTGGAAAAGGCACTCCCGGCCGGCATCCCCTTCGACCCCCACGCCACCTGA